The Pyrus communis chromosome 12, drPyrComm1.1, whole genome shotgun sequence genomic sequence AATGACAAATAATGCATTAACAtaaattatacttttttttatataagtataatttattttttgaatattttcaacccaacaaatcatgaattttatttaatatctcatttatataagtaacgacaaatatcaaatttaatttaGAATTATAATAGCCTACATAgaaatgtattattgtattaattTTAGGGACCCCAATCAGAAACTGAAAACTAACAAGATTTCAATAAAAGAACGTTGATAAATAAGGATCGCATCCAAAGTTACCCTAAAATAAAATAGACTGGTAAATTTTAGGATTAACTATATTTCACAACACAAGGTTTGCAGATCGTTTGCACAATAAgctacaaaattttaattttttacatataACACCCTGTTGTTTCTTAATTACACTAATTTAACCTCTCCGTCAATTTGATATTCGAGATACTATAATTGTATTTTGTAATGTTCTTTATAATATTATAGGAGGAAGTAGGTGTGCTGGCACATGGATTAGCGAGTGCAGGGTCAAAGCCAGTGAACTTAGGGCAGCTACTGAACTTATGTACAGTCAACACCCTAGGGCGGGTGATGGTAGGGCGGAGGCTCTTCGGAGACGGCAGCGGGGGCGAAGATCAGAAGGCCGACGACTTCAAATCCATGGTGGTGGAGTTGATGACGTTGGCTGGCGTTTTCAACATCGGCGACTTCATCCCGGCTCTCGAGTGGCTGGACTTGCAGGGGGTAGCGGGAAAGATGAAGAAGCTGCACAAGAGGTTCGATGCCTTCTTGACCGCCATTGTTGAAGACCACAAGAGGAGCGGCGGAGGGAAGCACTTGGACATGCTGACGACGTTGCTGTCGCTCAAGGATAATGCTGAAGGTGAAGGCGCCAAGATCACGGACACTGAGATTAAAGCTTTGCTTTTGGTACGTaggccctctctctctctctctctctcccttcattATTTTGTTTGGACCGTTGCATTTGCATATGATAACAAAAGGATTTATAATTAGTTAGATTTTTAGGATTTTGGAAAAGTAAGTATTGTTTGTTTTAATAAGTgaagtaatttttttcaaattattttcacttttcgtacactttctattttttttattttttatatctttGTGCTTAACATTTCTTTATCAATTTGTTCGGTTTAGGTATTAAAAGAAAAGATGAGTGCGCAAGAAATGAAAGTTTGTCGTTCATATGAAGTGTAAAACTATTTTATAGCGTGTCAAAAATATTtctgttaataaaaataaatcagaAATATATTAGGACATAAATACAACTTTTTACAATTTCCCCAAAGTTATAAGTTTTTCCtaaggtaatgctagggagactaaatttgtagacaaagttTTAGAAACTAAgtaacatggaagttgatgattggtttactATGTAAACATTGATAAATGTGCATGCTTATTCCTATTGgtacacatcatttaatttgtaaatttagtttccaaatttaatctccctagcattaccttttTTCTACTCCCTCTTTAGATATGTTTGGTAGGTATGAAAAGTTATTCTCATTTTTCAGTTACCCTTCTTGGGAACCGGATCCTCTCCGGACCCAAAGGAACTGAGCtcaaggatcaaatgatccaggccattgaaatttgatccaacggctacaaacagggggccctctaaaaattataataattgtagccgttggattaaatttcaatggcccGGATCATTTGATCATTGGGCTCAGTTCTTTTGGGTCCATAAGGGATTTGGTTTCCCTTTCTTGTTGGCTAGTGGCCTCCACGTTATCTTTAGTCAAATTACTACAAAAAGCTATTAGACTGACCCACTTATAATAATTTTGATGCACGCAGAACATGTTCACAGCTGGCACTGACACGTCATCAAGCACTGTGGAATGGGGCATAGCAGAACTCATTCGCCACCCAAAGATTCTAGCCCAACTCCAACAAGAGTTGGACCAAGTAGTGGGCCGGGGCCGGCTCGTAAACGAGTCAGACCTGACCAACTTGACCTACCTCAAAGCAGTAATCAAGGAAACCTTTCGACTACACCCGTCAACCCCGCTCTCCCTGCCTCGAATGGGGTCCGAGAGTTGCGAAATCAACGAGTTCCACATCCCCAAGGGTGCCACTCTTCTGGTCAACATATGGGCCATATCTCGCGACCCGGCCCAATGGTCCGAACCGCTCGAATTTAGACCCGAGCGGTTCTTGCCAGGTGGAGAGAAACCCAATGTGGATGTCAGGGGTAATCATTTCGAGGTGATACCGTTTGGGGCCGGGCGGAGAATATGCTCCGGGATGACCCTTGGGCTGCAGATGGTGTCTCTAATTACTGCGACCCTGGTCCATGGTTTTGATTGGACCTTGGCTGATGGGCTCACCCCTCAGAAATTGAACATGGACGAGGCTTTTGGGATCTCGCTACAAAGAGCCATACCATTAATGGTGCACCCACGTAACAGGCTAGCCCCTTATGCATATAATGCGTcatcaccttgaattcttgagTGAGTTTTGAGTTGTATGATGTTTTATGGAAAATGTGTTGTCTTTGGTAATTCTCAATGTGTTGTTTATGAGCAGAAGTGTTTCTTTATTTTGCAAGATATTTTATACTATATAAAGATATAAAAGTCGTGTATGATGTTTTATACCTTCTTCCCCTATCAGTATAAAAGTAGTATCATACTATATAAAGATATAAAgtcaaaaatatataataatgtaAGGTCAAAAATATGTACGCATAATAAGATGACGTCAGGATAGATATATATTAACATAGAAGTCGAAAACTTTTACTGAATTTAAAACCGACAGTGGAAATGACTCACCCAAATATTTGTAATgtcaaaaatacaaatatataactATAATAATATAAGTTAAAATACTTGCACTGAAATTTAAAACCGCAAATTA encodes the following:
- the LOC137711448 gene encoding flavonoid 3'-monooxygenase-like, which produces MFVLIFFTVVLAFFLYRLFAPGGSRHALPLPPGPKPWPVVGNLPHLGPLPHHSLAALARQYGPLMHLRLGFVDVVVAASASVASQFLKTHDANFSNRPPNSGAKHLAYNYQDLVFAPYGPRWRMLRKISSVHMFSGKALDDHRHVRQEEVGVLAHGLASAGSKPVNLGQLLNLCTVNTLGRVMVGRRLFGDGSGGEDQKADDFKSMVVELMTLAGVFNIGDFIPALEWLDLQGVAGKMKKLHKRFDAFLTAIVEDHKRSGGGKHLDMLTTLLSLKDNAEGEGAKITDTEIKALLLNMFTAGTDTSSSTVEWGIAELIRHPKILAQLQQELDQVVGRGRLVNESDLTNLTYLKAVIKETFRLHPSTPLSLPRMGSESCEINEFHIPKGATLLVNIWAISRDPAQWSEPLEFRPERFLPGGEKPNVDVRGNHFEVIPFGAGRRICSGMTLGLQMVSLITATLVHGFDWTLADGLTPQKLNMDEAFGISLQRAIPLMVHPRNRLAPYAYNASSP